ATAGCCATAGTCTTGTTTCAGATTTGGGTTCACATCTAACAAAGAGGTAGGCAATGGCAACAACTCGCTTTTGCCTGGCTTAAAGCCAATCGCGAATACATCTGACAAGGTGGTGTTCACGCCGGTTCCTACCCAGGAAATACTTACTGAATTAGCTGGCGCAGTGGCTGGTGCAGGCTCGTACAAAGAAGTTAAATACACAGGAGTTGTAGAATTGGCGGCAAAGTACATGGTAGCCGGAAGATTCTCATATGGCGCCTGCTTGGCCACCATCGCTCTTAAAGCGGCTCTGGTTTCCACAATCTTCTGCTCCAGCAAATTCCAACGGATAAGGTCATACTTTCTGATTCCCTCTCCACCTAGCTCCCAAGACCGCTCTTGTACCAAGGCATTGAAAAACTCAGTCTTGTCTAAACCTGGCTCCAGGTCCACGGTCATGTCTGGCGTATTTATAGCCTTCCCGAAACCTCTGCGGCGCACTTGGTTGATGGCCTCATACGCTTCAGGGGTTGGACCACCTTTCAACTCATTCTCAGCCTCAGCAAACATTAACAATACGTCTGCATATCGTATCAATGGCCAGTTCACCCCGAAGTATTGCGCTAATGAAGTCAACACTGTAGGATTAGTAATCCAGTCTCTTCTGAATTTACCGTCTGTCATGGTCTGCAAATTGCGAGGCTGAATGATTCCCGCAGAGCTTACATTGTAAGGAGCGGCGGTCACGTCACGGCGCTGATCCTTTGAGTCAAAGGAGTAGAAGTAAGTAGGCAGAATGGTTAAAGCGCCGTTACCAGTGCTTCCGTTTAGTCTAGGACCATTGTAATATCCTAATTTGCTGTCTCCTGTGGCACTGCTTCCGCCGGCCATGGCTATCTCCCACATCACTTCACCATTAGGCTCAATTCTGTGCGCATCAATAGCATCTTTCCAAACGGCCTGGTAGCTAGGATTCAATTTATGGGCGCCACGTTTGATGATGATATCACATTCATCACGGGCAATCTGATAGTACTTTAGGTAGTCAGAACCGCGTTGCATACCGCCGCTTCTGCGCAAAGAGAAACCTCCTCTGAATAAAGCAAGACGAGCTCTCAACGCACGAACAGCTCCTTGCGTGATGCGCTCATCATTGGCTACTTCACCTCTCCAGGGAACAAGGGTGGCCGCCTCTGCCAGATCCGCAATTAGTTTGTCGTAAATCTCGTCGCGGTCAGTTTTGCCTTTAAACAAATCTGTCTCAAAACTGGATGGGTTGAACTGGGCAGGAATGTCTCCCCAGTTACGGATCAATTCAAAGTAAAACTGAGCTCTTAATGTCAGGGCCTCGCCGTGCATCCGGCGTAGTTCGCGTTTCTCAGTTTCAGTGCCATTGGTGTACATCTCCATTTTAGGAATGTAATAGATGCAAATGTTGGCGCGTTCCACCCCCGCATACAACTGGCCAAATGGACCCGCTAGCTGGGTGTTGCTTGGTTGAACGGTATACCGGGCAATGTCTCTTCTTTCATTGTCACCGGGGTTTCCGCTTTGGCCCATCATCTCATCATTATCCAAAGGATAATACATGCTTAGACGGATGCCATACCCTTGGTCACCACCTAAGGCGGCGTATACGCCCGTCAGCTGTTTTTGC
The nucleotide sequence above comes from Nibribacter ruber. Encoded proteins:
- a CDS encoding RagB/SusD family nutrient uptake outer membrane protein, with protein sequence MKLKKFNSYILWAAVTTGLSITLPSCNDYLEVEPVSSFSPDYVFSNVNNVQKQLTGVYAALGGDQGYGIRLSMYYPLDNDEMMGQSGNPGDNERRDIARYTVQPSNTQLAGPFGQLYAGVERANICIYYIPKMEMYTNGTETEKRELRRMHGEALTLRAQFYFELIRNWGDIPAQFNPSSFETDLFKGKTDRDEIYDKLIADLAEAATLVPWRGEVANDERITQGAVRALRARLALFRGGFSLRRSGGMQRGSDYLKYYQIARDECDIIIKRGAHKLNPSYQAVWKDAIDAHRIEPNGEVMWEIAMAGGSSATGDSKLGYYNGPRLNGSTGNGALTILPTYFYSFDSKDQRRDVTAAPYNVSSAGIIQPRNLQTMTDGKFRRDWITNPTVLTSLAQYFGVNWPLIRYADVLLMFAEAENELKGGPTPEAYEAINQVRRRGFGKAINTPDMTVDLEPGLDKTEFFNALVQERSWELGGEGIRKYDLIRWNLLEQKIVETRAALRAMVAKQAPYENLPATMYFAANSTTPVYLTSLYEPAPATAPANSVSISWVGTGVNTTLSDVFAIGFKPGKSELLPLPTSLLDVNPNLKQDYGY